In Malus sylvestris chromosome 2, drMalSylv7.2, whole genome shotgun sequence, the genomic stretch TGTCACTGAAAATCTGTATCTTTCCTTATGTTCATGGTTCGCACAACAAATGCTAATACAACATTACTGTTGCTAGGAAATTCAGTGGCTTTACGATGGTAATGCAATATTATCGATTAATCAAGTTAACAAAACAGGATAATATTTCAGATGACCTTCATCTTCCAATAGTAAGATACACAAAACACAGTACAAAGAGGTGCCAAACCTAAGAAGTCCCTTACTATTTGTTTGCAAAGTATTAACAAATATTCAGCTCTCCTCAAAAATTCCATTTGAAGGGAAAAACCACCGAGCTATTCATTGTTTGAGCGACAAGTCACAAGCAAAGACCAGAATAAATATGAGGTTTCTTAGCAGTAGTGTAGACTAATATGAAGATTGCAAAGAaccatttcaaaaacaaaaagccaGAGCCGGAGAGATTACCTGCCCATGGTACACAAATGGGGCATATGCCAATGCAAAAACAGCCACAACAACAGTCCCCAAAACCGAAAGCCGCCAGAAACCCCTCACCAATCCTTTCCAGCAATAATGCCTCAACAAGTAAACAAAATAAACAGGCGCCGCGACCGCAAACAAATGCTTGAAGCACAATAGCACAGCAAAAATAAGCCCACCCATCAAGTCCCTCCCTTCCTCCAAACATGAAAGCGAAATCAATAAAATCCCAAGCAAAAACCCATTGTACTGGAAATGCAAATGGTCCACAATCACAAGCATTGGCGACCAAATCACCAATACCCAGATCATCTTTTGCTTCATCGAATCCGAATTCCTAGTCAATCGAAAAACCCCATACAAAAGGCACAAATCCGATAAGATTACAGAGATTCTTTGGAAGTAAAGCACTGTGTTTGAGCTGTAGTTCAAGCCCTTTTGGAGGTGAACGATTTGTGGGTCGATGAGATTGGCGAAAACGGAAAGTAATCGCTCGAAGTAGGCGAAGAATGGCGGGTAGTCGAGGGTCCAAATGCTCGTCTCGTCGGAATACCAttgggagagagggagagagtgggtTATGGCTAGCCAGTGGCGGTGGACCTCAAAGTCTGTGCTTTTGTAGGCTGGGATCAGAAGCAGCTTTACGCAGGCGGAGATGGCGAAGAACCACCATAGCTCTGTGATGGGGTTGCGGGGTTTCGGAGGGTTTTGAAGTTTCGGGGCGGTTTGAGCTTCCATGGAGTTGAAAATTCCGTGGAAAGCGAGTTGGGGAATTGCAAAGTTTTGaggggaaaagaaaagggaaaaacctGGAATTTGAAGGCGTGTAGAATTATGGATTGGCTATCGCCTTTAGCCACTGTTTTAAAAATTTCCGTTTAGCGGCGCTTTTTGGGCCTAGGTGGTGGGCGGCTGTCCAACGCTCTATTAATTCAAgatatttgaaaattaagaaagggcgtTCAGATTTGCTTGGGCACTCGGTTAGACAGTTTAGGCACCTGTTTGGTCTGTTTAGACTCGCCTAAGCACCCGTTTAGATCACAACTCTCATTTAGATAGAAAATAGGTAACTTTTattctgcatttttttttcttcaataaattataagagaCTAGTTGAATACTTAGAAGAACATACATTATATGTTTAttctccatgttttcattatattctaatactttataatctatatgtcattttactttacaatttatgtatcttaatgtaattatgtatttttcaaGTATAAACAGGCACTATTTTACACAATATATAATGAACTAATGTATCtcatttagaaaaaaattagataactatttatacaatatataatgaATTTACTTAAATGTGACATCTCATTCAACAAGTCCTATGGCACAGGGAAGTTGGTGTTGTTGATTTCTTCGTAGGTCTTGTAGATATCCCAACCACCCGAGTGGTCTTGCGCGTGCGTAACTTGAAAAATATCCAAGGTTGTATCCTTCAGTGTACACCTCTTCAACCACCTTCTTATGGGCTTCATGAAGGGCTGCCAACTCTGATTTGTGCACGTCCGTGAGCTATTGGAGATTGCAATGCGGCTAACCATTGAGTTCAAAATTTAGACCTTGATGACAAGAGCGTCATCGTGGGGTGAGTGGACTTTCTCCAAATCTCGATCGAAAAACATTAGGATATTGGAGTCGATTGTAAGTGGTTTGCTAATAGTCGCCACCATCCTGGGCTTCTTGCATGCCACCTTTGTTTCCTTGTGGATCTTCCCCAGGTACTCTTACTCCCCATAAATGCAGTTGACGTTGAGTGTGGGATCTTTGGCTAGGTCTTGGAATTTCAAGAATTCTTGAGCTCTCTGGGGCTTCTTTCGTGAAGCCTCAGGAGCACAGTGTCAGCTCTTCGCTCATGAGTACAAATCAGCAGTTCTTGTTGTGGTTCCTCTAGGGCATTCACATGCTTCTCAAGGTCAATGATTCTTACGTGCTCTCTTTTTTGTGAGTTATTTCTGAGCTTGTCGACAGTCGCGTAAATCTGTAGCAGACTCTCCCAAATCCTATCCATGGGTGGAGCATCCTCGTTGGTGCAATTACACCGTGGGGACGTTGCTGTAGTCACAATAGTATATAGTGATTTGGTCAAGATGTTTTTAGTTCCTCTCAAGAAAACCACCGATTACTGGAACCAAATACGCGCACCATCGTGAGTGGTGTAGATGCTCGAATTTGTTTACCTATAAAAGAATTCACAACCGTGAGTAAGGCTAGGATCGAAGGGTGTGCAAGTCAAATGCTCTATGACGGTTAAGCCGAAAATTAAAGCCAAAACACGGTCCAAACCGAACTGCACATAATGGTTTGATTTTGTAGTTTTGAAATCAAACTGAAAGTTAAAATAACAATTTCGTATCGGTTCCTAATGTCTAGAATCGGGCCAAACCAcataaaatgtatataaaaaaaattaattggccAATTAGGCATTTGGGTTGGTGGGGCCCTAAATTACTATggtggttttcaattttggttttagaTACGGTAAATTATTCTTCTCTCATGCAAGTGGCaatttaccacagtggtggaaaaATATTGAGCCTCTGCATGACGTCGTGGGTTCAAATTCTGTCaatggctaatctaacatctaatctaacaaaatctattgtttgaacaaaaaaaaaaaaaaaattattcttcgCACATTTGGGGcccaaaacaaattgaaaatgaaaaactttaAATAAAAGATAATTAAATTGGAAACCCCAAACCGGAACAACCCTATCAAGCAAGTCCAATTTTTAATGGCCCTATAAGTAGCCCAAACCGAAACAAAACCATTTGAAATCGAACCAAACCAAAGCCAATTGGTTCGATTTCATTTCGCTGCACATGgtcaaactgaaccaaaataaatttCGGTTTCAATTTTACCCTAAAACCACTCCGCACTGTGCTCACCCAGAAATTGTATTTGTTCCCACATTGCGATCCCTTGTAGCAATAGGGGTTTTAAAATGGTCTCGTATAAAAACCTAATGGCAACATTCATTTCCTACAGATCCATCAAAAACTGATTTTGGTGTAGGCTTgctaaaaactaaaacaaattaagTTACAAACTAAAACCACTAAAAACTTTGGCCgccgtttttattttttgccagGTCGATATTCCCCTATTGTATTGAATCAATAAAAACAGAGGTCAGTGCTACGGCCCCCTATTGTTTGATCCAACATTGACTGGGGACGAACCCCGACTTGCATAGGTCCTTGGACTGCCCCTGTTGGGTTACCAAGCACTTGCCCGCAGCTCCTGCCACCCAAAGGGCGGGCGGAGCGCGTTGTCAAGGATAAAAGAAACAGAAACCTAAGGCGTTATGGCAATGTTATCGATATGAAACAATCACGTTAAAAACAATACCCAAAACACTCTTAAAGCACAATTCTAATGGAGATATTCTGCAGCAACCATGTATGTAGCACACAATGAATCTTAACAAAGCCCAAGAGCATAGACAATTGAAGTGAAACACTCAATTTCTCTTTCGAATGCAAAAAACAAATACCATCAATGTTTTGCTTTCATTACCTACTAGCAAACTAAGTGCTCGTAGCTTACAACAATCTTTTAGTTTTAACAAGCATAacgcaaacaaaacaaacaacatTATACGCATGCCTGATCAGCCCCCGATCAAAACAAAGATTTAATCCAAATGCTTGAATCTGAAAGTTGTTTTAGTCCGCGAAACAAAGATTCACGCCTACCTGCAAGAATGGTTTATGGGCATCATTTTATATTAtccatttttgttttaaacccATTTTAAAGCAAGGCACGCGCAGAAGAATTCTACCTGAAACCTGAAATTTTGTGATACTGAGTCTTCTCAAACCTTCAGAGAAGCCTTGTGTACCATGGTTTCTTTGTGTATTTGGTGACAGCTCTTCTCAACAAGATCAAGCAGTTTCTCCAAGTTCATAGCCCACGAATTCAGAACGTTGTTGCTATCCTTTGCAGTTTGGAAACAGACTATTCCTACTGGCCTGTCAATCTTGGCCACAAGTGCCTTGGACACAACCATATCAGACAGATGCTTCTCAGCTTCCTGCATAGGACGGGGGCAAAGCTATATATAAAACTAgaatcaaaaaagaaaaatcacatattTCAAATAAGTCCAGCTACGGCATCCTAAACAGTCAGATTATCCAGATAACTCTGTTATCATATATAAATATGTTACATATACAATGATACATTAATACATTtcagacttttttttttgtcaataaataaaacaaaagagaaaccaAACATCAACACATCACAATTAATCAGGATTACCTATGACTTTAAACATCACACACGTAAGGAAATGTAGAGATTAACTAAAAATCACAATAAAAGCAAAAAAAGAGTGCAGACAGAAAATGGAGTGATGCAGAGAAATGGATAAACAATTGTGGGGAAGGACACACAGCACAAGAGCCGTGAGACTTATAACCAAAAGCGAATCACACCaaaatgttttaaaattaagGCATGATAGTTCATCACAACAGTCTGTAATGCGTAAATCTGGCTTCCAGTGGGGTTGTCTTGGAAATTAGAAGAGATTCTAATTGAAACTAATTATATTTAAGCCTGTTGTAGctaatctgaaaaaaaaatcattcattGTAATAAAgatttaatattaataataaatgcAAATGAACATTAACAAACCTGTATACTCAGACACAGCAGCTCTGCAAGTCGCTTCAAGGTAATTCTTGAGTAGTTCTTGGAAACAACAAGTATGTTCTGAAAAAACAGTAACACATGTCAGAAACAAATTACTAATTGAACAGTTATAAAGAGCAGATTGCAATGTAGGGGAAACTCTACATGTTCAATAATTCTCTGTCTCAGATCTTCAGCTGCTTTGTCGCCCAAAGAGCCTCCAAGCATGTTCTTCTCGCTCTCAAACTCATCCTTGTATGTATTCCAAAGAGTGTTCCATTGTATGACTTCCATAGTTACCACCTGTTTCAACAACAACCTACAGCATAATAACAAAGGCAGACATCATAAGTCATAGAAGAGCATATGTTAAATGCGAACCCACAAAGGGAGATGAGCAACAGATGCTAATATGCTATTGTTGAATATACCTAAAATATGGAAGTTCAGAAAGATTCTTATCCTCCAGGATGGAATTGAGAAGGCTTGACTGCATTGGATCATATGGAGCCAGAACCAAGTACCAACAGATTTTCCTCAAGACCTAAATGAATAAAAGTGTCACAAAAGCTCAATTTAATTCAAAGGGATTTTCCTCAAGACCGAAATGAATAGAAGTGTCACAAAAGCTCAATTAAATTCAAaggataatatatatattaattttaccGGTATCCACTGAGCTGAATTCTCCTTAACAGAAGGAATATCGTATATCGCCTTGTAGCAACGGCAAATCTCAAGGTAATCGTTGTTGTGAGAATAATACCTACAAAGGCAATAAGAGAACATCAGCGATCCATTACATGTCAAAAGGTTTACAAACATCACATAGAATTCAACTAGTTGTGATCATGTGTGATTCTCAATTCTTAGTCACGGGATGCCCCAAATGATGCAACACAAGGGATGATAGgagtttgaagaaaaaaagtttTTCCAATTCCAATAACAAAAGAGTGACATCCACTTGTTGCTAGATATTTTTGTTACGTTATCCAAGGTATAATGCTGCCAAcagcaatttatttatttagacaAAAACAATTCACATAATTATGTGGAAGCCATTCAGCTTCTAGCATCTGAAACTAAAAACGAGAATCATGGATTCATGGACCTCATACCTAATCTTATgaacaaaccaaacaaaaaaaaaacatttaagagTTATTCATCACGTCAGATATGTCGTTCTTTAAAACTGTTGTGGTTTGTATGGACAACATTAGAATGGAACTATGTCAGAAATTGAACCAAGCTAGTGTTTTGGCCAAATCAGATTCTAGAAACTCCATGCTTATTCATTGCAATGGGTTCCTGGAAACCCATGCAATCCAACATTCACATCTTTGTGCTTGAAAATACTAGGATGGATCATGGAAGTGCTTATATACCAAAGCACCAATACAAAGTATACCTATAAGGGCATATTCATCaacataattaaatataaagaCAAAATCAGGGAACGGGAATGGGAGATCcacctctttttttttggaatGCAAAACCTCATTTGATTGGTTTTGAATAGCTACGAAACAGGCAAACCCATACCCATTTGCACTTAAAAACAGAGGGAATCTCATACAGATTCCCAAGTGGCAAAATAGTAAATCAAATactgttgtacttttatgcgcaaACGGAAGCGAATTCTAACAAAGTACCAATATCAACGTCGTAGATGAAAGCTAagacaaacaatctcaaactaacacAATAGATTTACATGGTTCGACGTAAAGCCTATGACCACGAGCGAAGCACGgcgaggaatttcactaaacaaatggagattacaaaagagtgtttaaactctcacaacccaaatcccacaaatcacaaaccctaaaccaaacgagtagagaacccaaaacaaatggagaagattctcccaaattgctctctaactcacaaactcacaaattgactctcaccaaattgccaCACAAATGAGCCATACTaaatacactaaccctaaggtcctatttatagtgcataggacttcggttacaataagaatcctaataggaaataaatccaaatccaaatcaaatAGGCAATTACCAAAATCTCTCCAACAAGGAAActaactaagaagtcaaaaccaaacccaaataggacaccaaaaccaaataggtgacacaaatctaattttttttttatcctaattttgagccaaaaacccaacaaatacTACCTAATAACAGCATTTCATTATGTACATGATATGTAATTTCATGCATATTAAGATGTTTGTCTGAATACAAGTCTACAAATGTATGAGTCAAGTGTAGCCTCAAAAAATCTAAAGTGGTAGTCAAGCCATAGCAAACCGTGTGAAGATAATATAAACATTTAAACAAATACAGAACAAAAACATAGAATAGGATAAAAACACTCAATACCGTATCATTAATTCATAGTATATCCGCTTCAACTCCAAGAGCGATGGTATATCAGCAGGAGCTTCTTCAACAACATTGTCACcttcttttggttttttcttttcttttgaagcATCAATATCAAAAACTCTTGGACTGATCTTCCTCGAGAGTATTTGAGCACGAACATAATCTTGACGGTCTAAACACAACCGAACCTGCAAAAATAAATATACGCAGCATGGCTCATAATGAGAACCAGAACTAAGACATAAAAAGTTGTGACTGTAATGAATGAGTAGTGAATATAAAGAGTAATCTGAAAAGAATTAGACCCATACTTGTTCAAGAATGAAAGCAATCTTCTCAGTTTTTGCCATGGCACCAAAAGTTTCCACCTGCAAAGATTAATGATTAAAAACGAGTGCTAAAAAATGCAttgtcctttctttttttttttccagagagCATGGAAGGAGAGGGAAGATAATAATTCCATACTGACCGCAATTTCTTGCATCAAATCAGCAGCTTCAGCAATAAGCCCTTGCTCTTCCTTAATCTTTGCAAGTCTCTTGATTAACCGGGCTCTCTCAATTTCAACATATATCTAAAGAACAGTGTTCATgagaattttaaacaaaaaattataaagttgAAATTACATAATTTGAACTGGAGGAAATTGAAGCTTTTTACTATAAGTTTACCTTCCCAGCAGAAACATTATTCAGTGTTTTAATAAGCTCTACACGAGTTTCAATATCTGGTGTCTGATCAATATATTGCATCGCTTGCTGGACCATTGCAGTCACAGCCTGCATGGAAACAAACAACTGAATGAGCAAtaacaataaaagaaaattacttCTGGGAATGCAATCAATTGCAACTTGGAACAACATATTATCAAAGAAAGTGACTAATATAGGATATGCCGATAATACTTAATTATGACCAAGACAAACACAGATAAATGTGCATTGGAAAGCAGTCTTCAGCAATAAAACCAATATTCAATATTCTCCAACCAAGAAATGATGAAAGATACATATTCACAAaaacaaatacatatatataaaatgaactttttattttttagttttttgcttcttctgaatttaaaaaaaaaaacccacaatcATAGATATCCCAACCGCAGCAGTGAATTTGTTCCTCTGAAAAGAAAATAGATACCGGTAACACTTAAATTGCGTTTGGATGAGAAAACTTAAGAATACTAAGGATGAATAAATAACAGAAATTGAAACGATAGAATTTTATtatctagaatttgtgaattttcttgttttattaacctaaaagaacaatggaatttaAATATGGAATTAAATGTGTATAAAGTCAATAATATATAATGAGACAGTAGTTAGAAAATATGCTAGTAGAGGTGGTGGAGACGGTGTTGATGATGGTGGGTAGTGGTGGCAGTAGGAGCAAGGGAGACAACGGTATGTGGTGGTGGCGGCAGTCGTGATGGTGATGATGTGTGACATGTGGTGGTAGTGACCGCTCATTGTTGAGTTTGtatgtatattttattttaaattctcaCTCAAGGAAATTTGGAAATaactatttacatggaatttaaacttgggaattggaggtcccaaattccgaagtttttttttccacgcataaattctaaatttctatgtctatgaatccaaacaagggaattggtgcatgtcaatcattttggtattTCTGTGAAAAACCTCCGTTAAATTGAGGGCATTTTTGTACAATCAACCCCTCCACTTGCTTTTCCATTTAACagagatttttcatggaatgaccaaaatgattgacggtgaACAAACTCAGGAACTCACTTCTATCAATTTTCAATGTCAGGGACTCAAGTGAGGAATTATGTTAATCTCATGAACCATTTAGGCcaaatatatgcatatatataacaACTCATAAGACAAAGATAGCTACATACACATGTACATACATGATCAAAACTCTATTtctttaaaacaagaaaaaaaacacaaaaaaacaaataaatgctCAAAGCACAAAAAATTAATGTATGGGACAACAGTAACTAATTGAGCACTGTACTAGTACCATTTAAACAAAAACTCAACATTTTTATTGGATGGTTTCATTCGCAAACTTAAAAATACACAATCACAAACAAAGATGCCAAAGAATCTACGAGTTACTACAGGTTACCTGCTTGAGCTGACCACGACGTTTGGATAATACAACAATCTGATCATTGAGAGTCTTCCAAGCACCCGCTTTAAAGCAGAGTTCAAGAATGTCAGTGGCTGCCTTCTTGGTTCCCGCTACATCACCAGCAAGCCTCATTTGCTTCTCTACATTCAGCAACTTCTCTATTTGGGTATCCAAATCGCCTCCTCCTCCCTGAAATTCAATAAATTCCACATAAAACATAACAATTCAGGGTCAACAAAGATAACTGTTAACAGATTAGAGTTTTAGATCTGGGAAGAAAAAATGGCTTACCATTGTAAAGTTCGAGTAGAAATGAAACCCCTAGCAATGTCCTCGTACGATGAAAGCTACCTGAAATACTACACGACGATAAGATCATGACTAATGAAGCAAACACATTACATAATCATATTAGTTTTACTGTTTTAGTTCAACATATTAAAGGGGCacagaaaaaaaccaaaatctgAGCCACACAACCCTCCCCCCCTTCATCCCTTTCGTTTCCAAGGATATCCCTCACACACTGGTCAGTCCGTCCCTCCTCTAGTCCAAACATATCCCCTAAGGAACTGAATTAATCTAATCtaaattccttaaaaaaaataaaaaataaaataaaataaaacccccccaaaaaaaaatcctagAAACTCATAGCCCCAAATTCAAAagcaaacataaaattaagctAAAAACAAGCCCAGATCCATTAGAAATACAATCACAAGTAAAACCCATTACAAAAATCAACTGAAGTACCAAAACAATCACTTCAAATATAAACAATCACAGGCCTGAAACCCTAAATCTTAGTTTTCATGGGAAGATAACAAAAGAGCATCTGACTGAAGGAATCAGAGGTCACAAAATCATATTAATAAGTACAAAATTAAACACCTGAATCGTTAGCAAACAAACCCAATCTCTAATTCACGAATCTAAATTCGAAAAAAGCCCCAAATTGAAAGCCAAGCAGATTTCTCAATGTATGATATATGATACAGCAAACAGAGAACCCTAAAAGAGATAAACTTAAGCATACCTTGCGAATACTtgagattttagagagagatggagaaacaggcggag encodes the following:
- the LOC126604168 gene encoding 26S proteasome non-ATPase regulatory subunit 12 homolog A-like, which codes for MGGGGDLDTQIEKLLNVEKQMRLAGDVAGTKKAATDILELCFKAGAWKTLNDQIVVLSKRRGQLKQAVTAMVQQAMQYIDQTPDIETRVELIKTLNNVSAGKIYVEIERARLIKRLAKIKEEQGLIAEAADLMQEIAVETFGAMAKTEKIAFILEQVRLCLDRQDYVRAQILSRKISPRVFDIDASKEKKKPKEGDNVVEEAPADIPSLLELKRIYYELMIRYYSHNNDYLEICRCYKAIYDIPSVKENSAQWIPVLRKICWYLVLAPYDPMQSSLLNSILEDKNLSELPYFRLLLKQVVTMEVIQWNTLWNTYKDEFESEKNMLGGSLGDKAAEDLRQRIIEHNILVVSKNYSRITLKRLAELLCLSIQEAEKHLSDMVVSKALVAKIDRPVGIVCFQTAKDSNNVLNSWAMNLEKLLDLVEKSCHQIHKETMVHKASLKV